The Candidatus Nanogingivalaceae bacterium DNA segment GTGAGTAGTCTGGCCTTTCTTCCTCAGGAAGAATACCACCAGGAATAACAATCTCAACACCAACTTTAGGGTCTTCATTGTCTTTTAACTTATTGTAAGATACAACCCTTTCAGCATTCGCCTGATATTTATCTACGATACTTTTAAGGGTATCCCCAGGTTTTACGATATAGACAATCCCGTCAACAGGCAAGATACGCAACTCTTTCCCTGCTTCAACTTTATCGCCCTTGAGGTTGTTAACCCATTTTATAGTTTGTGCTGTAATACCATATTTATCAGCAATAGCCCGAATAACTTCCTCAGTTTCAGTTCGATATTTAACGATATCTCGCTTTTCCGAAGAAACTTCAAGAACTTTAGGCTTCTCTACAGAAGAGATAACTTGAGGGGCGTCTTGCAAAATTGCTGTAGAAGTAGACAAGCTCGCAGTAGAAGGAGCAACAGCCAGGTCTGCAGACTCAGCTAAATTTGCAATAACCCCAGACTCTGTTACCTTATCTGCTACAGAGCGGCTACCACCTAAATCACTCTTCTGTGAAGTTTCTACCTTACTCGTTTCAACCTTATTGTTTAACTCTGTAGTATCTTGTACTTCGGGCTGTTTAGAACTAAAAACAGCAACCATAATAACAATAATAAAAATAGAAGAGTAAACAACGGTAGATTTCTTACTTAAAATATTTATTATCTTTAATATTTTTGAATCCGATCGCTTCTGATCTTGTATGATTTCAATTTCAGGAGTTTTCACTCCTTTTTTTCGACTACAAATAATCTTTCTCCCGCAAACACATTACTGTGATGCAACTACCTTAATAATACCCTTTCTTCCGAAAATAAACAAGATGTCGACCTTTTTATTAATATTATAGTTAAACGATTGTCCTTACGGTATTTTCTGGTAGGTGCCTCAATATAAAAACCCATCAAGAAATAAGTCCTTATATTAATTTACATATAAAATTTTAACAAATATCCCTCATAATGTCAAGCTTAATCATAAAATCTGACATTTCTTTTTGCAATATTTATCTATATTTTCTTGATGCTCTAAGCTAGTCTTTCCATAGTATGTTTTATCATCATCACCACTCAAAAAGAATATATAGCTATGCTCAATCGGATCCGCAGTAGCTTTTAGAGCCGATATTCCTGGGGTAGCAATAGGCGAAGGAGTTAACCCTGTATTTTTTCTAAGATTATACGGGTTATCTAGATTTGGAGATCTTTCAATTCCAAGTTTATCAGCAATATACTGATAGGTCACATCAGAGCCAAGAGTCATTTCTTTTTTAAGCCTATTATAAAATACTCCTGCCACCTTTTGTTGGTCCTCAAAATCATTTAACGTTTCCTTCTGCACTATTGACGCAAGTGTAATTCCTTCATAGAGAGTTAGCCCCTTCTTCTTGAATTTACCCTCAAGGTTTAAACTAACAACCTGATTTTCAAAATCCGTAAAAAATCGCCTTAAAATATCTTCAACCTTTGTATCTTTTTTAAAGTTGTGCGTCTCTCCGTATAAAAATCCCTCTAGATCTGTATTTTTATCTTTACCAGCAAACAGCTTAGGAAATTCACTCGAATAATCTTTCGAGAAAGCTTGGTTGATCTCATTATTTGAATAACCAATTTTTGAAAGTGTAGCTTTAGCCATCTTAACTGTTCCACCAGGCAAGAAAGTCACATTAAAACTAGTATTAACTTGGCCCTTATTTAAAACTTCCAAAATTTCCGGTATCGTCATATTAGCAGATAATTGGTATTTACCTGCTAAAATATTCCTTTTATTATTCATTCTTGCGTAGAAAATTAACGAATTCTTAGAAATAATTAGCTTATCTTTTGCAAGATTTTTCGCTACTACATCTATAGAATCACCAGGATTAACTGTAAAATCAACTTTTTCTGTACTCTTAGATCTATGATTGATTGCCAAATTATAGTTTACGTAAAGTGTCGCCGAAAAAGCCAAAACACAAACTATTAAAATTGCTGAAATAAGGAATTTTCGATTCCTTCTTCTCCTCTTTTGCTCTTTCTTTAACAAAGGAACAATCTCTTTTTCTTGTTGTGTTATTTTCTCAATAACTTTTTCTGCACGTTTTTCGATAGGTTCAGATTCTTTTTGGCTACTTCCAGTCGAAAAATCCGATATCATATTCATTAAAAATTCTCCTCTAAATAGTCTTGCAAAATAATCGAAGCGGCATTCATGTCAATATCACCCTTTGAATAAGGCTTGCCGTAGCTTTTCAATCTATTTTCAGCCTGAATACTTGTTAAACTTTCATCCTGGAAGCTAATTTTATCTACAGCATATTTAAAATTTTCTACAAATTCTTTCGTATAGACACTTTGCGGTGTTTCTTCACCACTCTGATTCCTAGGTAAACCAACTACAAGTATATCAATTTCTTCTTTTGAAATTAATTGAATAATTTGTTTTATGGCTGATTCTTGAGTCTCATCATTATCGATAGTTATTAGAGGTATTGCTATTTTAATTGCCGAATCAGCAACAGCAATACCAATTCTTTTCGTGCCGACATCGAGAGCCATAAGCTTTAGTGATTTCATTATTTATTAACCGTAAACTCAATCTTTATTTTTTTACTATCTTTTGGTACGGAGTTGACCCAGAAGAAAGAGAATTTAACGTCAACATTTTGAACTCCTTCCGTAGAGCTAATTAAGCTTCGTACTTCTCCAGATTTTTTACCCTTAATTTTTTCCTTAAGTTCATCAGTATTAATCGTTGGACCAATCTTAACATTTGCAGCAATTTCTACACTACTTCCATTAAACTTAGTGAAGTTAGCGTTTTTTATTCCATAATCATAAATCTTCTGGTTATTTGCAGCACTAACCTTTTCTTTAGCTAAAGAATCAATTGCTGTTTTGATACTATTGTTTTCAAAAGCAGTAATTGAATAGATTGATGTCATCTTTAGTGTTGCCTTACCATTTGGCGCCTCTTGATTTACGGCCACAGATGAAGAAGATTCCCCGTCTTTAGCCGAAAAACTATCTTCTAGAATCGTATAATTGTTGTCAAATTTTGATTTTAACTCTGACTTAATCGAATCAATTCCTTCGGCGTTCAGTTTAGCTTTAGCGTTGTTTATATCAGCTTGAGACACAACTTTTAATGTTTTCTTGCTTCCACCAGATAATTGGCCACCACGAGCAGATATATCACCAATCGAAGATGTATATTTTTGCGCCTCTAAGTTACATTGTTCACCAATTACTGTGGCTTTAATACCGACAGTCGCACTTCCAGCAGAAATAGAACCACCCTTAATTTTTGCCCCTGGGATTGTTACATCCGAAGTTGTTACAAAATTACATTGACCAGCTGAAAAAGCTGAACCTTGCACGATAGTCACCGGGTCACTATCGCCACTTTGTGAAAGAGTCAAAGTTCCAGATGCTGCCTCCCCTTCTTCTCTAGTTCCGGTCGCATCAAATGTTACTTCACGAGTTTTATTTACAGTCTCTGTTTTTGAAAGAATCGTTTCATTGGAAGCAACATTCGAAACCTTAGAAACACCTTTAATACTACTTGTCGAAGTTTTTGCAGTAATTACAATATCCGCAAACGGAGCAAAGAACATCGCCCAGACTATAAAAATCAAAAACAACGAAACGGCACCAGCAATAATAAAAATCTTCTTCCTGAATTTTGAAAAATCTGGAACTTTTATATTCTTTTTAGCTTTATTAGTTTTCGCATTCTTTAAATCCGGCTTAACCTTATTGAAATTTTTATTGTCATCAATATCTAAGTTTTCAAGAAGTTCCGCCTCTTTTTCTTCTGGACTTGGACCGCTAAACTCTGAGATTGGTAGGCTCTCACCATCAATAACATCATCACCATCAACCTCAAGAATATCAATTTCTGGAATTTCAGGCTTACTTTGCAATGTTTTTGCTACAGGTATTTTTGCTGCAGCCGACATAGTTTTTAAAGCTGAGTTATTTGTAACAAAAACTATCTTTTTATCGGCTTTCTGGGCGGTACGAGATAGTAACCTGATATTTACAGCGCTTCGAAAAACACCCAAGCTTTTCGGTGGGACAATCGCAATAATCCGTTCTTTCGAAGATTTTATTTTATTTACAACATCTGTAATATCGTCTTCTACATCAACATAAATTACATCTTTTGTAGTTTTTTCACTCATTTTCTACCTCTTTAAGTTCGCAAAATTCTATTTAGCTTATCTCTGAAATTTTCACTCGCATTTTCATCAGAACTATAAGTGTCATAACCGACTCGCAATAGTCCCATTGCGGTAATAAACGTATGGTCGTTTATTTTTCCAGATTCATCTACGACGCCAGAGACTTCTTCTGGTTTTATATGTTTAACCGTAGGTTTTTTATTGAATGGCAACTCTTTCCACCAGTCACTATTTTCGAGACGCTCAGTCAAAGACGCTAGGCTAGACCCACCGCCACAAAGCAAAATTCTCGAAGGAAGATAATCAATATTTTCAAAATCACTTAAAGCAAGTTCAACACCCGAAACCCAAACATCAAGAGTGTTTTCGATTGCATCGATTGCTTGTTGCGCAATATTAGACTTAAGTTTATCGTTTGAAAGGTTAACTTTAAGCTTTTCAGCATTTTTGTATGACAGCCCCATTTCATTAGCAATCTGATTAGTAAAACTTCTTCCGCCAATCCCAAACATCTTAGTACCTTCAACACCGCCGTCATTAACAACTGCAATATCTGTCGTTCCACCACCTACATCAGCTAAAATAGCCGTGAAACTACTTGAAGAATCCGATCCAACAACACTTCTAGCTACAGCAAAAGGTTCAGCAGCAACTGCAATTAAGTCAAGAGCCAGCTCATTCGCAACACGTTCAATAGCACCAATATGAACCGTTGGTGCAAAAGCTGTATATATCTGGATTGAGACATCTTTACCTTGAAAACCAATTGGATTTGAAACTTTATATCCATCTATATGAATACCCACAATAGCTGAATTAACTAGCTTAATTTCAGCTTCTTGATTTCCTGTTTCGAGAGCAATTTCTCTCTGTGCCTTAAGCTGAGCGCGTTCTTGAATTTTATCGATAATAAATTCCATTTCTGCCTCATCAAGCGGTCGATTTGGTTGAGGTCGACGGTATTTTATAGTATTCGTCGCACCTTTCACTAGCTCTCCGGCTATTCCTATCACAGCCTTTTTTGCTTGAATTTCAGCCTGATCTTCTGCTTCAATTAGTGCAGTTTCACAGTTCTGAACAACGCTCGCAATATCAGCAATAGCGCCTGAATGCATATCAGAGACTTCTTGCCTCGCACGACCAACACCGATCACACGAATTTCATCATCGTGAATCTCGGCTACAAGAGCCTTCACGAATTCAGTTCCAATATCAAGCGCAACGATATGATTATCGTTTAAATCTTCTCTTTGTTTATTCTTGAATAACATCTTAAAACTATTATAAAGCTTTTATGCTTTTTTTGCAAATTTTTATACTAAATAAGTGTACATACAGTACACTTATTCTTTTATTGAAGAATCGCTTTAATTCGACGTACTCCAGCACTTGAAGATTGTTCTTTAACAATTTTAAACTTCTTACCGCCTTCTGCCAATTCTCTAGTATTATCAACATGTGGACCACCACATATTTCTACACTGAAAGGTTTTTCACCTTCAGCCTTCATTGTATACACTTTTACGGTTTCACCGTATTTATCTCCAAACACACCGATCGCTTTTAGTTCGTTTAATGCGTAATCCGTTGGATATTCCGCCCAAGAAACTTCTAAGCCTTTCGATATTTGTTCATTCACCGTATCTTCAATTTGCTTTTTCTCTTCATCTGTCAGCTTACGGTCAAATGTAAAATCAAATCGTAAACGATCTGTATTGATATTTGAACCCTTTTGCGCAATTTGCCCTTCAAACATATTATGTAAAGCCGCATTCATTAAATGTGTAGCTGTGTGAAGCTTGCGATGTTCAAGAGTTTGACCTTCAAGCCCACCTTTAAACTTACCCTTCGAAGCTGTTTGCGAACGCTCACGTTGTTCTTTCATCTTAGTGTTGAATTCTTCCTGCCAATTTTCTGAAAGAGAGATACTTCGACGAACAGCCTCTTCGGTAGAGAGCTCAAGCGGAAAACCAAAAGTGTCATACAATTGAAATAGTTCTACGCCCGTTAATCCATCTTTTGAAAACTTCTCAAGTTCACGCAATCCTTTTCGAAGTGTTCGACGGAAGGCTTTTTCTTCCTTCACCATTACGGCAATAATTTCATCACCCTTTTCAGCAACTTCTTGATAATCTGGAGCATAAATATCAACAATAACTGGAATGATTTGTTCCACGAAATTATCTTCAATTCCTAAATCGAAAGCTTTAGCCATTGCGCGACGAATAAACTTTCGCATAACATAGCCTTGCTCTTTGTTTGAAGGCGTGCATCCATCAACCGCCAAAAAAGCCGCACTTCGAAGATGATCTGCAATTACGCGCATTGAAGCAGTGTTTTCATCGTATTTTTTACCACTTATTTCTTCGATTTTATCAATAATCGGTTTCATTAAACTAATCTGGAAAACATCTGGGCTATCAATTTTAGCTGCGGCGATTCGTTCCAACCCACCACCAAAATCAACATTCTTGTGTTCAAGAGGTTCGAAAGAGCCATCCTCGAGACGGCGATACTGCATAAACACCTGGTTACCAATTTCCATAAATCGACCGCTGTCACTTGCAGGATGAGCTTCTCCAAAGCTAGCATCATGATTTTCTTCACCGAAATCATAAAACACTTCGGAGTCTGGACCACATGGATCCCCGATTGGTGTAGTATCTAATCCACCACCACGACTCCACCAGTTTTCTTTATCGTTATAAAAGAATATTCGACCACCTTGAAGACCAAGCTTGTCACCATTTTCGGCAGTATCAAGCTCAACAATTTTCGCATCAATTCCTTTTTCCGCAAAAACCTTTTGCCAAATTTTTGCAGACTCATCGTCACGGGGGATATTGTATTTTTTATTTCCAATAAAACAAGATACGTAAATCTTTGAAGGATCTAGACCAACCACATCCGTTAAAAACTCAAAAAATTGCCGAATTTGTTGCTCTTTAAAGTAATCGCCAAGAGACCAGTTTCCTAACATCTCAAAAAAAGTTGTGTGCCGATTATCGCCAACATCATCAATATCTTGTGCACGCAAACATGTTTGACTATCTGTTAACCGTACTCCATCTGGATGTTTTTTACCTAAAAGATACGGTAAAAGTGGCTGCATTCCACTTCCCGTAAATAAAGTCGTTGGGTCATCTTTTAAAATCAAAGAAGCCCTTTTAATTACTCTGTGTCCATTTTTTTGGCAAAATTCTAAATAAGCTTTTCGGATTTCTTGTGCATTCATAGAAGATATTTTAACATATTTTCATTAAAAAATAAACAGGCCCAATCTAACCTGTTTATTTTTTTATCTTATTGAAAGGTAAACCAATATGCCGCAAATCCAGCCGCTGCTCCAAAGATCATTATAGCAATTATCGCAATAACAATTCCCCAGCCAGATTTCTTTCGACGCTTTATTGGCGCCGAGTACTCATCACTTGCAAGAATTGGTGTAGTTGATTTAGCTTGTCTCAACTCTTTAACGATTGTTGGCTTTTGACTTTGGTTTAATGTAATCTTTTTAAACTCAAAACTTTTTTGTTGATCTTGACCCTGTCTCATTCCCAAAGGTCTTTTCTCGATTTGAGGATTTTGAACAAAAGGCGTTTTTGGTTGATCTATATTTTTATCAACAGTCTGAATTATAACCTTATCATGATTTTCAGACTTTTTCACCAGCTGATCTGTTTCTTCCTTATTGACATCTAGCTTATTAGTCTGGTCTTTTTCCTCGATATCTTTTTTATCTTCAAAAATAATCCGATTTTTGCTTTCCGAAAGATCTTTAACATCATCTTCTTTATGAATTGGAATAATATCATCCTCTTGGTTATCGCCGCTTCCAATCTCTGGCATAACTTTTTCGAAAGTTGGCTCGGTCTCAATCTTTGAGGTATTTATAGTTGGCTTAATATTTTTTCTCTCTGGAACCTCAATAGCTCGATCGCCGTGGAAAAATCTTAAATTATTATCATCTTCACCAATATTATAAACACCTGCATAAAATTTTGCTCGGTCCGGGATTACAGCTGTTTTTTCTTCAATATTAGTTACTTGCTGTTTTTTCGATTGTTCTTCTTGAGACAGTTTTGTCTCTTTTCGCTCAGAACGTTTTTCTAATCTAACAACACTCCTTTTTCTAATTGGAGAATTCTCCATTCTTTTTATATTTCGAACCGGCTTTTCTCCACCATAAGTTTCCAAAACTGGACTTTCGAAAGCAATTTTATCTTCCTTTTGAGAAAAAGGCATGCCAAAATTGTCTCGGTGATGTTCTGGTGAAACCGGAGCGCTAAAATCATCTAAAATTCGGACTTTGGTCTTTTTTGCAACTGTTTTTTTCTCTATTCTCGCACTCTGTATGTCTACATTTCGAATATCATTTTTAATAGTTTCGTTGCGTTTTTCTTCTGTGTTTTGATGAAGTTGGTCTGCAGATCTTGGAGCTTTTCGAGCAAAAACCATCTCTTTATGGTCTGCTAAATTTTCAGAATAATTTACTGTGCCCGCAAAATTACTCTTATTCTGTGTGTTTGGAACAACTCCATTTTCAAGATAGCTTCCAACCGCTTTATCTAATTCTTCAAAATCTATATCTCTCATATTTTTCCTTTTATTTTATTGTTTCAAAAACTTTTTGAGTAATCTGTACAAACTTTTCAACGCTTAGGCTTGCACCACCAATTAACAACCCATCAACACCTTTAATTTTAGCATAGTCTGTCGCAAATTCCGGCTGAACACTTCCACCATAGACCACTTGAATCTCTTCGGCAGTTTTTGCTCCATACAAATTTTTAATTTGATTTCTGATAGTTTTTACAGCTTTTCGAATATCATCTGGATTAGCATTTACTCCAGTTCCAATCGCCCAAACTGGTTCATAAGCGATAATAACTTTCGAAATATCTTCACTCGAAACATTCGCAAGCCCACCCAGCAGCTGATCGTTCAATACTAGATTTGTTTCATCATGGTTCCGTTCGTCTGAAGTTTCACCGATGCAGAGAATCGGACGAATATTATTCCTAATAGCTGCTGCAACTTTCGCACGAATATCCTTATCTGTTTCGTGAAAAATATTCCGCCTCTCGGAATGTCCAACAAGCGCATATTGCACAATTCCTCGAAGTTGAGAAATTGAAACTTCACCAGTAAAAGCACCGTGGTCGCGCCAATAGAAATTCTGAGCAGCAAGTTTAAATTGACGATGATTGATTTGTAGACTTAAAGATTGAAGCGTAAAAGTTGACGGTGCAAGAATAACTTCCATCCCACGATGAGCTTGAACTTTTTCACTTAATTTATGCAAGAAAATACTCGACTCTTGCATGTTTAAATTCATTTTCCAGTTGGCGATAACAAGTTTTTTGTTCATAATACCCTTATTTTAACATTTTATTTTATTTTTGTAAATTCTTATGCTTTATCTTCCAGAACTTCAAATCCTGGTAAAATTTCGCCACTCATTAACTCTAAAGCCGCACCACCGCCAGTTGAAATTAGTGAAAAATCAGCAATTTCAGGATTTTGATTTGACCAATTTAGCGCGAAAGCCGACGTATCACCACCACCTACAATCGACTTCATGCCATTATCTCTTGTAGATTTCGAAATTTGCAAACATGTTCGGCGTGAGCCTTCGGCAAAATTCTCAAACTCAGCATAACCAACGGTTCCATTCCAAACAACCATTTTAGCTTTCGAAATTTCACTCTCAAGCTTTTGAATTGCCTTTTCACCTAAATCTAAAATCGTTTCATCTTCCGCAACAGAGATAACTCGTTTTTCAACTCGTTCAGCATCTTTCGAAAATTCTTTCGCTACAGCAACTTCTTCTGGTAAAATAATAAATTCTCGAAGGCCTTCAAAACCAACCTTCTTCTCCGCCAATCTAAAAATCTGTTCGATAACTTCCTTTTGACCATCTTCAATTCGACTTTTTCCAACCTTAACATTAAGATATTTCAAAAAAGTATTTGCAATTGCGCCAGCCACAATAATTTTATCTGCACGCTCAACAAACTTTTCAATTAAAGGCAGTTTATCTGAAATTTTAGCGCCACCCATAACTGCAACAAACGGCCTTTTAGGGTTTCTAAAAGCTTCTGAAATAGTTAGATATTCCTTTTCGAGCAATAGTCCAGCCACGCTTGGAAGTTTTTTTGCGATTTCACTCGTTGAAGTATGTTCTCGATGAATAACACCAAAACCATCTTGCACGAATAAATCTGCTCCCGTAACTTGCAGTAATGCATCTGCAAAATCTGATGAATTAGATTTTTCACCTTTCGAAAAGCGTAAATTCTCAAGCATCTCAATTTTGTAATCATCGTCAGCGTCCTTCATAGAAACTGAATACCGCGTACGTGGAAAAATTGGCGTCGTATGAAAATTCATCGGAAAATTCAAATCTTCAGCCTCTAAAAGTTCCCTTAAATGATTAAAAACTGGTCGTAGTGAATATTTTCTAGACCCATTAGGCAGATGTTCAAGCTCATCCAAATCTGAAATTCCTTCAACCGCTTTTGGTCTACCCATGTGCGAAATAATAATAATTTTTCGAACGCCTCGCTCAATAAGGTTTTTAAGTGTTGGCAAGCTTGATTTAATTCTAAAATCATTCAAAATATTCGCCTCACCATTTTCAGAATATTCAATTGGGACATTATAGTCTGTGCGAACTAGGACAACCTTTCCACGCACATCAATATCATTAATAGTTTTTTTGTTAAACATATGTTTCCTTTTTTATTTTGCAAATTTTAATTTAATTTTATCACGTTTAAGTTTAAAATTCAATATTTTAATGTTTTTTTGAAAAAAGTATTGACATTTTGTTTTTAATATGTTATTATATGAACATAATCATCCAAAAATAAAAATATAAAAACAAAAAATGATTATAGAAAGGAAATATTTTGTTTAAAGTTATTCGAGTTAATCAATCTGAAGACGCTTACTCAGTAAACGTACGAACAAGTCGCGAAAAATAGTTAAGGCTTTCGAAAAACAAAAAATCGCCCTCCTATCATTGGGGCGATTTTTAAATGTTTTTATTAAATTGTCAAGTCTTTACTTTACAGCTTTTGCCATGCGCTTACGCTCAATCGAATCTAGATATCGTTTTCGAAGTCGCAAATTCTGTGGTGTAACTTCAAGCAATTCATCGTCTTCAATAAAATCAATACATTGCTCAAGGCTTAAATTAGTATACGGAGTTAATTGAACCGCGCCATCAGAAGATTTTGAACGCATGTTTGTAAGATGTT contains these protein-coding regions:
- a CDS encoding CHAP domain-containing protein, with product MKTPEIEIIQDQKRSDSKILKIINILSKKSTVVYSSIFIIVIMVAVFSSKQPEVQDTTELNNKVETSKVETSQKSDLGGSRSVADKVTESGVIANLAESADLAVAPSTASLSTSTAILQDAPQVISSVEKPKVLEVSSEKRDIVKYRTETEEVIRAIADKYGITAQTIKWVNNLKGDKVEAGKELRILPVDGIVYIVKPGDTLKSIVDKYQANAERVVSYNKLKDNEDPKVGVEIVIPGGILPEEERPDYSPKTKLATNSYSKSSVRSSSTSSSSSSSVTLSANYNVKAGNAYAWGNCTWYAYNRRPDIGSFWGNASTWAVSARAAGYRVDQTPTVGAIAQWNAYANSYIWGYGHVAIVEAVNGDGTITISDMNYAGKLNVVSTRTISASSVSNFIH
- the mltG gene encoding endolytic transglycosylase MltG, whose protein sequence is MNMISDFSTGSSQKESEPIEKRAEKVIEKITQQEKEIVPLLKKEQKRRRRNRKFLISAILIVCVLAFSATLYVNYNLAINHRSKSTEKVDFTVNPGDSIDVVAKNLAKDKLIISKNSLIFYARMNNKRNILAGKYQLSANMTIPEILEVLNKGQVNTSFNVTFLPGGTVKMAKATLSKIGYSNNEINQAFSKDYSSEFPKLFAGKDKNTDLEGFLYGETHNFKKDTKVEDILRRFFTDFENQVVSLNLEGKFKKKGLTLYEGITLASIVQKETLNDFEDQQKVAGVFYNRLKKEMTLGSDVTYQYIADKLGIERSPNLDNPYNLRKNTGLTPSPIATPGISALKATADPIEHSYIFFLSGDDDKTYYGKTSLEHQENIDKYCKKKCQIL
- the ruvX gene encoding Holliday junction resolvase RuvX, with translation MKSLKLMALDVGTKRIGIAVADSAIKIAIPLITIDNDETQESAIKQIIQLISKEEIDILVVGLPRNQSGEETPQSVYTKEFVENFKYAVDKISFQDESLTSIQAENRLKSYGKPYSKGDIDMNAASIILQDYLEENF
- a CDS encoding baseplate J/gp47 family protein gives rise to the protein MSEKTTKDVIYVDVEDDITDVVNKIKSSKERIIAIVPPKSLGVFRSAVNIRLLSRTAQKADKKIVFVTNNSALKTMSAAAKIPVAKTLQSKPEIPEIDILEVDGDDVIDGESLPISEFSGPSPEEKEAELLENLDIDDNKNFNKVKPDLKNAKTNKAKKNIKVPDFSKFRKKIFIIAGAVSLFLIFIVWAMFFAPFADIVITAKTSTSSIKGVSKVSNVASNETILSKTETVNKTREVTFDATGTREEGEAASGTLTLSQSGDSDPVTIVQGSAFSAGQCNFVTTSDVTIPGAKIKGGSISAGSATVGIKATVIGEQCNLEAQKYTSSIGDISARGGQLSGGSKKTLKVVSQADINNAKAKLNAEGIDSIKSELKSKFDNNYTILEDSFSAKDGESSSSVAVNQEAPNGKATLKMTSIYSITAFENNSIKTAIDSLAKEKVSAANNQKIYDYGIKNANFTKFNGSSVEIAANVKIGPTINTDELKEKIKGKKSGEVRSLISSTEGVQNVDVKFSFFWVNSVPKDSKKIKIEFTVNK
- the pilM gene encoding pilus assembly protein PilM; the protein is MLFKNKQREDLNDNHIVALDIGTEFVKALVAEIHDDEIRVIGVGRARQEVSDMHSGAIADIASVVQNCETALIEAEDQAEIQAKKAVIGIAGELVKGATNTIKYRRPQPNRPLDEAEMEFIIDKIQERAQLKAQREIALETGNQEAEIKLVNSAIVGIHIDGYKVSNPIGFQGKDVSIQIYTAFAPTVHIGAIERVANELALDLIAVAAEPFAVARSVVGSDSSSSFTAILADVGGGTTDIAVVNDGGVEGTKMFGIGGRSFTNQIANEMGLSYKNAEKLKVNLSNDKLKSNIAQQAIDAIENTLDVWVSGVELALSDFENIDYLPSRILLCGGGSSLASLTERLENSDWWKELPFNKKPTVKHIKPEEVSGVVDESGKINDHTFITAMGLLRVGYDTYSSDENASENFRDKLNRILRT
- the tpiA gene encoding triose-phosphate isomerase, translating into MNKKLVIANWKMNLNMQESSIFLHKLSEKVQAHRGMEVILAPSTFTLQSLSLQINHRQFKLAAQNFYWRDHGAFTGEVSISQLRGIVQYALVGHSERRNIFHETDKDIRAKVAAAIRNNIRPILCIGETSDERNHDETNLVLNDQLLGGLANVSSEDISKVIIAYEPVWAIGTGVNANPDDIRKAVKTIRNQIKNLYGAKTAEEIQVVYGGSVQPEFATDYAKIKGVDGLLIGGASLSVEKFVQITQKVFETIK
- the pgk gene encoding phosphoglycerate kinase, with translation MFNKKTINDIDVRGKVVLVRTDYNVPIEYSENGEANILNDFRIKSSLPTLKNLIERGVRKIIIISHMGRPKAVEGISDLDELEHLPNGSRKYSLRPVFNHLRELLEAEDLNFPMNFHTTPIFPRTRYSVSMKDADDDYKIEMLENLRFSKGEKSNSSDFADALLQVTGADLFVQDGFGVIHREHTSTSEIAKKLPSVAGLLLEKEYLTISEAFRNPKRPFVAVMGGAKISDKLPLIEKFVERADKIIVAGAIANTFLKYLNVKVGKSRIEDGQKEVIEQIFRLAEKKVGFEGLREFIILPEEVAVAKEFSKDAERVEKRVISVAEDETILDLGEKAIQKLESEISKAKMVVWNGTVGYAEFENFAEGSRRTCLQISKSTRDNGMKSIVGGGDTSAFALNWSNQNPEIADFSLISTGGGAALELMSGEILPGFEVLEDKA